One Lysinibacillus sp. OF-1 DNA segment encodes these proteins:
- the rplJ gene encoding 50S ribosomal protein L10 codes for MSKAIENKQVQVQEITEKFQGAASVVVVDYRGLNVAQVTELRKQLREAGVEFKVYKNTLTRRAAEAAGLEGINDVLVGPNAIAFSNEDVVAPAKIINEFAKKNEALEIKAGIIEGTISSVEDVKALAELPSREGLLSMLLSVLQAPVRNFALATKAVAEQKEEQGA; via the coding sequence ATGAGCAAAGCAATCGAAAACAAACAAGTACAAGTTCAAGAGATTACTGAAAAATTCCAAGGCGCTGCTTCTGTAGTAGTTGTGGATTACCGTGGTCTTAATGTTGCACAAGTAACTGAGCTTCGTAAACAACTTCGTGAAGCTGGCGTTGAGTTCAAAGTTTACAAAAATACTTTAACTCGTCGTGCTGCTGAGGCTGCTGGTCTTGAAGGAATCAACGACGTATTAGTTGGTCCTAACGCAATTGCGTTCTCAAATGAAGATGTTGTAGCGCCTGCTAAAATCATCAACGAGTTCGCTAAGAAAAACGAAGCTTTAGAAATTAAAGCGGGTATTATTGAAGGTACAATCTCTTCTGTTGAAGATGTTAAAGCACTTGCAGAACTTCCATCACGCGAAGGTCTACTTTCTATGCTTTTATCTGTACTTCAAGCTCCAGTGCGTAACTTCGCACTTGCAACAAAAGCTGTTGCAGAACAAAAAGAAGAACAAGGCGCGTAA
- the rplL gene encoding 50S ribosomal protein L7/L12: protein MNKEQILEAIKAMTVLELNDLVKAIEEEFGVTAAAPVAVVAGGAAAAEEKTEFDVVLASAGAEKIKVIKVVREITGLGLKEAKEVVDNAPKALKEGVSKDEAEEIKAKLEEVGASVEVK, encoded by the coding sequence ATGAATAAAGAGCAAATCTTAGAAGCTATCAAAGCTATGACAGTTCTTGAATTAAACGATTTAGTAAAAGCAATCGAAGAAGAATTCGGTGTAACAGCTGCTGCTCCTGTAGCAGTAGTTGCTGGCGGTGCTGCTGCAGCTGAAGAAAAAACTGAATTTGACGTAGTATTAGCATCTGCTGGTGCAGAAAAAATCAAAGTAATCAAAGTGGTTCGTGAAATCACTGGTTTAGGTCTTAAAGAAGCTAAAGAAGTAGTAGATAACGCTCCTAAAGCTCTTAAAGAAGGCGTTTCTAAAGATGAAGCTGAAGAAATCAAAGCTAAACTTGAAGAAGTTGGCGCATCTGTAGAAGTTAAGTAA
- a CDS encoding class I SAM-dependent methyltransferase, translating to MSDHYYTSKPQTESKPRHWTFKLLGHSFSFETDAGVFSKSEVDFGSRVLIDAFKMPNINGAILDVGCGYGPIGLSIAKANPDRTVYMMDINERAVTLSQKNAQVNGVQNVRIFVSDGLSMVDTDVEAAAILTNPPIRAGKETIFRFYDGAYDRLVPSGELWVVIQKKQGAPSTVSYLEEKFSEVDIVEKKKGYWIVRAKK from the coding sequence ATGTCAGATCATTATTATACAAGTAAGCCTCAAACTGAGAGTAAACCTCGTCACTGGACATTCAAGTTACTAGGGCATTCGTTTTCGTTTGAAACGGATGCAGGTGTATTTAGTAAAAGCGAAGTAGATTTTGGATCCCGTGTTTTAATAGACGCTTTTAAAATGCCTAATATTAATGGTGCGATATTGGATGTAGGTTGTGGATATGGGCCGATAGGATTATCGATTGCCAAAGCGAATCCAGACCGTACCGTTTATATGATGGATATAAATGAACGCGCAGTTACACTTTCGCAGAAAAATGCGCAAGTGAACGGTGTTCAAAATGTGCGAATATTTGTGAGTGACGGCCTATCGATGGTTGATACAGATGTAGAAGCTGCAGCTATCTTAACGAATCCACCAATTCGTGCAGGGAAGGAAACGATTTTCCGCTTTTACGATGGAGCTTATGATCGACTAGTGCCTTCGGGTGAGCTTTGGGTAGTCATCCAGAAGAAACAAGGAGCACCATCGACAGTAAGTTACCTAGAAGAAAAATTTTCAGAAGTCGATATTGTCGAGAAGAAAAAAGGGTACTGGATAGTACGCGCAAAAAAATAA
- the rplA gene encoding 50S ribosomal protein L1, which translates to MAKKGKKLQDAVKLIDRNSLYSAQEAIELAQKTSTVNFDATVEVAFRLGIDTRKNDQQIRGAVVLPNGTGKTQRVLVFAKGEKLKEAEAAGADYVGDAEYIQKIQQGWFDFDVIVATPDMMGEVGKLGRVLGPKGLMPNPKTGTVTFDVTKAIEEIKAGKVEYRADKAGIIHAPIGKVSFSAEKLVENFLAVFDVVQKAKPAAAKGTYMKSVNVTTTMGPAIKVDASNVVVK; encoded by the coding sequence ATGGCTAAAAAAGGTAAAAAACTGCAAGATGCAGTAAAATTAATTGATCGTAACTCACTATATAGTGCACAAGAAGCAATCGAACTTGCTCAAAAAACTAGCACAGTTAACTTCGACGCTACTGTAGAAGTTGCTTTCCGTCTAGGTATTGATACTCGTAAAAACGACCAACAAATCCGTGGTGCAGTAGTGCTACCAAACGGTACTGGTAAAACTCAACGTGTATTAGTATTCGCAAAAGGTGAGAAACTTAAAGAAGCTGAAGCAGCTGGTGCTGACTATGTAGGCGATGCAGAATACATCCAAAAAATCCAACAAGGTTGGTTTGATTTCGATGTAATCGTAGCAACTCCTGACATGATGGGCGAAGTTGGTAAACTTGGTCGTGTATTAGGACCTAAAGGTTTAATGCCAAACCCTAAAACTGGTACAGTTACTTTCGATGTAACAAAAGCGATCGAAGAAATCAAAGCTGGTAAAGTAGAATACCGTGCTGATAAAGCTGGTATCATCCACGCTCCTATCGGTAAAGTTTCTTTCTCAGCAGAAAAATTAGTAGAAAACTTCTTAGCTGTTTTTGATGTAGTGCAAAAAGCAAAACCTGCTGCAGCTAAAGGTACTTACATGAAATCTGTAAATGTTACAACTACAATGGGCCCAGCTATTAAAGTTGACGCTTCTAACGTAGTAGTAAAATAA